One genomic window of Ottowia oryzae includes the following:
- a CDS encoding lipoprotein-releasing ABC transporter permease subunit, which produces MPSSAGLPYEARLGWRYTRAGRATRRNGFISFISASSMLGIALGVAALIVVLSVMNGFRKDVTGRMLSVIAHVEVFSPDGGPLPDPQRTLSEVRANPEVVGAAPFIGAQGLVARGETMQGAIVRGIDPALEPNVTDVAAQLKDTALAKLVPGQFGILLGSDLARKLGVAEGDQVTLIAPSGQVTPAGVVPRLKQMTVVGTFSSGHYEYDSALAMLHIQDAERIFRLDGPTGIRLKLRDLNKAREVTDQLAQTLSGQLMLLDWTRQNRTWFAAVQLEKRMMFIILTLIVAVAAFNLVSTLVMTVQDKRADIAILRTLGASPASIMKIFMVQGALVGVIGTLGGLALGLLIACNIDVIVPFLERLFHASFLPKEVYLINKMPSDPQAGDIVPIAVISLVLSFVATLYPSWRASRVNPAEALRYE; this is translated from the coding sequence ATGCCCTCATCCGCTGGCCTACCTTATGAAGCGCGCCTTGGCTGGCGCTACACGCGCGCAGGCCGTGCCACGCGGCGCAACGGCTTCATTTCTTTCATATCTGCGTCGTCCATGCTGGGCATTGCGCTGGGCGTGGCCGCGTTGATCGTGGTGCTGAGCGTGATGAACGGCTTTCGCAAAGACGTCACGGGCCGCATGCTCAGCGTGATCGCGCACGTGGAAGTCTTTTCGCCCGACGGCGGCCCCTTGCCCGACCCGCAGCGCACGCTGAGCGAGGTGCGCGCCAACCCCGAGGTGGTGGGCGCCGCCCCCTTCATCGGCGCGCAAGGGCTGGTGGCGCGCGGCGAAACCATGCAGGGCGCTATCGTTCGCGGCATTGATCCGGCGCTGGAGCCCAACGTCACCGACGTGGCCGCGCAGCTGAAAGACACGGCGCTGGCCAAGCTGGTGCCGGGGCAGTTCGGCATCTTGCTGGGCAGCGACCTGGCGCGCAAGCTGGGCGTGGCAGAGGGCGACCAGGTCACGCTGATCGCGCCCAGCGGCCAGGTGACCCCCGCGGGCGTGGTGCCGCGCCTCAAGCAGATGACGGTGGTGGGCACCTTCAGCAGCGGCCACTACGAATACGACTCGGCCCTGGCCATGCTGCACATCCAGGACGCCGAACGCATCTTCCGCCTGGACGGGCCGACCGGCATCCGCCTGAAGCTGCGCGATCTGAACAAGGCGCGCGAGGTCACGGACCAGCTGGCCCAAACGCTGAGCGGCCAGCTGATGCTGCTGGACTGGACGCGCCAGAACCGCACCTGGTTTGCCGCCGTGCAGCTGGAGAAACGCATGATGTTCATCATCCTCACGCTGATCGTGGCGGTGGCCGCGTTCAACCTGGTCAGCACGCTGGTGATGACGGTGCAGGACAAGCGCGCCGACATCGCCATCCTGCGCACGCTGGGCGCCAGCCCCGCCAGCATCATGAAGATCTTCATGGTGCAGGGCGCGCTGGTGGGCGTGATCGGCACGCTGGGCGGGCTGGCGCTGGGCCTGCTGATCGCCTGCAACATCGACGTGATCGTGCCGTTTCTGGAGCGGCTGTTTCACGCCAGCTTCTTGCCCAAAGAGGTGTACCTGATCAACAAAATGCCCAGCGACCCGCAGGCTGGCGACATCGTGCCCATCGCGGTGATATCGCTGGTGCTGTCCTTCGTGGCCACGCTGTACCCCAGCTGGCGCGCCAGCCGCGTCAACCCCGCCGAGGCGCTGCGCTATGAGTGA
- the recJ gene encoding single-stranded-DNA-specific exonuclease RecJ — MKIEVRSVPPRAAWALEQAGVHPLLARLYAARGVATQDDLDDGLARLLPPSGLLGASDAARLLADAVAAGQRICIVADYDCDGATACAVGLRGLQLLGATDVHYLVPDRVVDGYGLTPPIAERVAATGAQVLVTVDNGIASVAGVARARELGLKVLVTDHHLPGDQLPAADVIVNPNQPGCGFESKSLAGVGVMFYVLMALRAELRARGAWGNAQQPKLDVLLPLVALGTVADVVKLDANNRRLVAQGLRRIRAGQLPAGMIALFSVAARAYPKATTFDFGFALGPRINAAGRLADMTLGIELLRTDDPARADELARQLDAINRERREIEGGMREQAMHIAEGLWDEAEAAPSALAVFDPDFHEGVVGIVAARLKDKLHRPTFVFAASAAPGHEHELKGSGRSIPGFHLRDALDLVAKRHPGVLLKFGGHAMAAGCTIAEDHFETFDAALQQVAAEWLDEATLTRRIETDGPLPPEYRRADVVDTLHQAVWGQGFAPPVFSEEVEVLSQRLVGEKHLALKLRHQGQPVDGIWFGHTEPLPARAHLAFRLETDEWQGVRRVRLLVEGAA, encoded by the coding sequence ATGAAAATTGAAGTAAGAAGCGTACCGCCCCGCGCCGCGTGGGCGCTGGAACAAGCGGGCGTGCACCCGCTGCTGGCGCGCCTGTACGCCGCGCGCGGTGTGGCCACGCAAGACGATCTGGACGATGGTCTGGCGCGCCTTTTGCCGCCGTCCGGCCTGCTGGGCGCCAGCGACGCCGCCCGCCTGCTGGCCGACGCCGTGGCCGCCGGCCAGCGCATCTGCATCGTGGCCGACTACGACTGCGACGGCGCCACCGCCTGCGCTGTGGGCTTGCGCGGCCTGCAGCTGCTGGGCGCTACCGACGTGCACTACCTGGTGCCCGACCGCGTGGTGGACGGCTACGGCCTCACCCCGCCCATCGCCGAGCGCGTGGCCGCCACCGGCGCGCAAGTGCTGGTGACGGTGGACAACGGGATCGCCAGCGTGGCCGGCGTGGCGCGCGCGCGCGAGCTGGGCCTGAAGGTGCTGGTGACCGACCACCACTTGCCCGGCGACCAATTGCCCGCCGCCGACGTCATCGTCAACCCCAATCAACCCGGCTGCGGCTTTGAAAGCAAATCGCTGGCCGGCGTGGGCGTGATGTTCTACGTGCTGATGGCGCTGCGGGCCGAGCTGCGCGCGCGCGGGGCCTGGGGCAACGCTCAGCAGCCCAAGCTGGACGTGCTGCTGCCGCTGGTCGCGCTGGGCACCGTGGCCGACGTGGTCAAGCTGGACGCCAACAACCGCCGCCTGGTCGCGCAGGGCCTGCGGCGCATCCGTGCGGGGCAGCTGCCCGCAGGCATGATTGCTCTGTTTTCGGTAGCTGCCCGCGCTTATCCCAAGGCCACCACGTTCGATTTTGGCTTTGCACTGGGCCCACGCATCAACGCCGCCGGGCGCCTGGCCGACATGACGCTGGGCATCGAGCTGCTGCGCACCGACGACCCTGCGCGCGCCGACGAACTGGCCCGCCAGTTGGACGCCATCAACCGCGAGCGCCGCGAAATCGAAGGCGGCATGCGCGAGCAGGCCATGCACATCGCCGAAGGCCTGTGGGACGAGGCCGAAGCCGCGCCCAGCGCGCTGGCCGTGTTTGACCCCGATTTTCACGAAGGCGTGGTCGGCATCGTCGCCGCGCGGCTGAAAGACAAGCTGCACCGCCCCACCTTCGTCTTTGCCGCCAGCGCCGCGCCGGGGCATGAGCACGAGCTGAAAGGCTCTGGCCGATCCATCCCCGGCTTTCACCTGCGCGACGCCCTGGACCTGGTCGCCAAGCGCCACCCCGGCGTGCTGCTGAAATTCGGCGGCCACGCCATGGCCGCGGGCTGCACCATTGCCGAAGATCACTTTGAAACCTTCGACGCGGCGCTACAGCAAGTCGCCGCCGAATGGCTGGACGAAGCGACGCTGACGCGCCGGATCGAAACCGACGGCCCGCTGCCGCCCGAATACCGGCGCGCCGACGTGGTCGACACGCTGCACCAGGCCGTCTGGGGCCAGGGCTTTGCGCCGCCGGTGTTCAGCGAAGAGGTAGAGGTGCTCAGCCAGCGCCTGGTGGGCGAAAAACACCTGGCGCTGAAGCTGCGCCACCAAGGCCAGCCGGTAGACGGCATCTGGTTTGGCCACACCGAGCCATTGCCCGCCCGCGCGCACTTGGCGTTTCGCCTGGAAACCGACGAATGGCAAGGCGTGCGGCGCGTGCGCCTGCTGGTCGAGGGCGCGGCGTGA
- a CDS encoding ferredoxin--NADP reductase yields MAAFDEEKVLTVHHWTDRLFSFTTTRSTSLRFSNGHFTMIGLRVNDKPLLRAYSIVSPNYEETLEFLSIKVPDGPLTSRLQHIQPGDSVIVGHKPTGTLLIDYLLPGKRLYMFGTGTGLAPFMSIIRDPDTYEKFEEVILVHGCRLVGELAYHDYITEQLPQHEFLGEMVRQQLKYYPTVTREPFRTQGRIPDLIESGQMARDLGLPELNPTTDRVMLCGSPQMLKSIKEVLEKRGFNEGNTTTPGDYVVERAFVDQ; encoded by the coding sequence ATGGCCGCATTCGACGAAGAAAAAGTCCTGACCGTTCACCACTGGACGGATCGCCTGTTTTCGTTCACCACCACGCGCTCGACCAGCTTGCGCTTCTCCAACGGCCACTTCACCATGATCGGCCTGCGCGTGAACGACAAACCGCTGCTGCGCGCCTATTCCATCGTCAGCCCCAATTACGAGGAAACGCTGGAATTCCTCAGCATCAAGGTGCCCGACGGCCCACTGACCAGCCGCCTGCAGCACATCCAGCCCGGCGACAGCGTCATCGTCGGCCACAAGCCCACGGGCACCTTGCTGATCGACTACCTGCTGCCCGGCAAGCGCCTGTACATGTTCGGCACCGGCACGGGCCTGGCGCCGTTCATGAGCATCATCCGCGACCCGGATACCTACGAGAAGTTTGAAGAGGTCATCCTGGTGCACGGCTGCCGTCTGGTCGGCGAGCTGGCTTACCACGACTACATCACCGAGCAACTGCCCCAGCACGAGTTTCTGGGCGAAATGGTGCGCCAGCAGCTCAAGTACTACCCCACCGTGACGCGCGAGCCCTTCCGCACGCAGGGCCGCATTCCGGACCTGATCGAAAGCGGCCAGATGGCGCGCGACCTGGGCCTGCCAGAGCTGAACCCCACGACCGACCGCGTGATGCTGTGCGGCAGCCCGCAGATGCTGAAGTCGATCAAGGAAGTGCTGGAAAAGCGCGGCTTCAACGAAGGCAACACCACGACGCCGGGCGACTATGTGGTTGAGCGGGCGTTTGTGGATCAGTGA
- a CDS encoding fumarylacetoacetate hydrolase family protein translates to MKLFRYGPRGHEKPALMDAQGRARDLSAVISDITADTLTPAGLQALRALDTSALPEVAPTALGRIGTPWRHTGKFICIGLNYRDHAAETGSPVPQEPILFNKWCAATGPNDPIVLPQGSQKTDWEVELGIVVGSKARYVEPAEALQHVAGYCVVNDVSEREYQMERGGTWDKGKGCDTFGPVGPWLVTPDEVPDVHNLSLWLDVNGKRYQTGSTRTMIFGVAELIAYVSRFVTLQPGDLISTGTPPGVGLGRKPPVFLKPGDTLHLGIDGLGEQRQRVHAWDASLLD, encoded by the coding sequence ATGAAACTGTTTCGCTACGGCCCACGCGGCCATGAAAAGCCCGCCCTGATGGACGCCCAAGGCCGCGCGCGCGATCTTTCGGCGGTGATCAGCGACATCACCGCCGACACGCTCACGCCCGCGGGCTTGCAGGCACTGCGCGCGCTGGACACCAGCGCCCTGCCCGAGGTGGCGCCTACGGCGCTGGGCCGCATCGGCACGCCGTGGCGGCACACCGGCAAGTTCATCTGCATCGGCCTGAACTACCGCGACCACGCGGCCGAAACCGGATCGCCCGTGCCACAAGAGCCGATCCTGTTCAACAAGTGGTGCGCCGCAACCGGCCCCAACGACCCCATCGTGCTGCCGCAAGGCTCGCAAAAGACCGATTGGGAAGTGGAGCTGGGCATCGTCGTCGGCAGCAAGGCCCGCTACGTTGAGCCGGCAGAGGCGCTGCAGCACGTGGCCGGCTACTGCGTCGTCAACGACGTGTCGGAGCGCGAATACCAGATGGAGCGCGGCGGCACCTGGGACAAGGGCAAGGGCTGCGACACTTTTGGCCCGGTGGGCCCCTGGCTGGTCACCCCCGACGAGGTGCCCGACGTGCACAACCTGTCGCTGTGGCTGGACGTGAACGGCAAGCGCTATCAAACCGGCAGCACGCGAACGATGATCTTCGGCGTGGCCGAGCTGATCGCCTACGTCAGCCGCTTCGTCACGCTGCAGCCGGGCGATCTGATTTCCACCGGCACCCCGCCCGGCGTGGGCCTCGGCCGGAAGCCGCCGGTGTTCCTGAAACCGGGCGACACCCTGCACCTGGGCATCGACGGGCTAGGCGAGCAGCGCCAGCGCGTGCACGCGTGGGACGCCAGCCTGCTCGACTGA